The genomic DNA GCCGCAGGCGACGCAAAAACCGTCACCCGCGATCATGTGGACCTGATCCCCAACACCGGCGAGATGGCCTTTTTCGACCTCATGGACGCCCTTGGGAAACCGGGTGCCGAAGCCGCTGTCTGGAAACGGGTCATCGACGACCACTCCAAGAGTTCCAAGGATCAGATGCTGTTCAACCTCATCGGTTTCCTCGCCAGTCAGGCCCGCATGTACGGCCAGATCGTGAGTGGGGAAAAGGTTAAGGGCAACCCCTATGTCATCAAGCGGAAAACCCCTATTGCCAAACGCCTCGGCAGGCAGGGTGTCGCCCGCATGATCGACCTCGCGCTGGACGCGGAATTCTCCATCAAGACCGGCGCGCGCAAATATGAAGAAGTCATGGACATCCTCATCGCCGGACTCATTGACCTGTTCCAACCGAAGCAGCAGGCCCGCCGCTATTGATTTTCACGTTATAAACTCGCTCAAATAATACCCAAAAACTTGACTCCCCCGATATGAAGGAAACCAGGAAGCCCCATTATCTCGGCCACCGCCAGCGCCTCAAGGAGAAGCTGGCTCGGGACAGCCGCAGCCTTGCCGACTACGAAATACTCGAACTCGCGCTGGCTCTGGTGATCCCCCGCCGGGATACGAAACCGCTCGCCAAGGAACTCATTGAGCGGTTCGGTTCATTGAAAGACGCGATAATGGCACGTCCGGACCGGCTTTCCGACGTCAAGGGCATCGGCCCGTCGGTTCTTGCCCAGTGGACGCTCATGCAGGAAGTCTTTGCACGCGTGGGCGAAGCGTCCACCCGCAGCAAGACCCCCCTGTCCGATCCGACGGAAGTCGCAAAGGCAGCGATGGCACGTATCGGCAACAAGGGAACGGAAGAGTTCTGGGTGGCGTTTCTGGACACGAAGAACAGGGTCATCGCATGGGAACAGGTCAGCAAGGGGACGGTTGACGCCACCCCGGTTTTCCCCCGCGAAATCATGGCCGCCGCCCTTCGGCTCGAGGCCGCGAGCATCATCCTCGCCCACAACCACCCCGGAGGCGACCCGTCCCCGTCCATGGAGGACATCATGCTCACTGACCGCATCCGGGAAACCGCCACAGGTCTCGACATCCGGGTGCTGGACCACATCGTCGTCACGGACCACGACTATTACAGCTTCAACGACCACGGACGGCTCTAACACTAGAAACCAACTCACGGAGGCCCGCCACATGAAGGAAATGCATTGCATCGTTCACGGCAAGGTTCAGGGCGTCTGGTATCGTGCATGGGCTGCGGAAACAGCCCGCGAAATGGGTCTCGCGGGATGGGTTCGCAACCGCACCGACGGTTGTGTCGAAATCACGGCACAGGGAAGCACCGTCCAGTTGGAAGAGTACCGCGCATGCCTGTATGACGGACCGCCCCTCGCCCGAGTGAGCGACGTCACAACGGACTTCACGGACCCGGACGAGATTTTCGAGGGGTTCAAAGCCCGTTATTAAAACCCGTTTTTTACATAAAATAATAGCTTGCCAAGCCGAAATGACGACTTATTAGGGGTAGCAGACGTCATTTTCACATAAATCAAAGGATGACACCTTGAGTAAAAAGAAGAATAAATCGCCGATCAAACCGGCGAAAATCCGGAGAAAAAAACCGGAAATACAGGAAAAGAAACAACCTAAGCGCCAGCCGGACGCTCCGGGCAGCGACGAAGGGCTGCCAGACATCATCGAGGCGCTCACCGGTGCCCCCGGTGCGGCGGGCATGTTCGGTGAAGGCGAGGAACTCCCCGGCGCAAGCCCCACGGACATCCCGCAGGTGCTGCCGGTTCTCGCCGTGCGCGACATCGTCGTGTTCAACTACAT from uncultured Pseudodesulfovibrio sp. includes the following:
- the radC gene encoding DNA repair protein RadC; amino-acid sequence: MKETRKPHYLGHRQRLKEKLARDSRSLADYEILELALALVIPRRDTKPLAKELIERFGSLKDAIMARPDRLSDVKGIGPSVLAQWTLMQEVFARVGEASTRSKTPLSDPTEVAKAAMARIGNKGTEEFWVAFLDTKNRVIAWEQVSKGTVDATPVFPREIMAAALRLEAASIILAHNHPGGDPSPSMEDIMLTDRIRETATGLDIRVLDHIVVTDHDYYSFNDHGRL
- a CDS encoding acylphosphatase; protein product: MKEMHCIVHGKVQGVWYRAWAAETAREMGLAGWVRNRTDGCVEITAQGSTVQLEEYRACLYDGPPLARVSDVTTDFTDPDEIFEGFKARY